In one window of Desulforhabdus amnigena DNA:
- a CDS encoding HD domain-containing protein gives MQNIAESLRKQREQILGDGGEDLLSRHTSLLEVAIISLYNRLVNRLNLDTEQFRSSGAILALGAFGRGLVGPSQPIPVLLLKAESSPWKESWLDEIVSPLTEAGWTLKVEQGTVDSLMERVSQDFSFFVLLLENRYISGNRLLVDQLEDALDTFIEGRRDEFLKYLYDSVRHRESRLEDPGSWLEPDLIENPGALSEIQSIRVACRIASNIHNLEDAIFRGYLNRQEVDFLQQAEKSFARLLSLLGSLSKSEKSKLRFEEQEILTERLGYSSRAGFLPVESFMQKVFQLFHGVECISQEFWERLHESREEIVEEAGAKAIEEGVMVRSGRITLQTDRYPATAGHLVHLFNLAATHRLQFANVTRQWIQHHRNVLDTASGDPMVREELLDLIRNDSSDLPVLRKFYDQGFLTSLIPELGAVHGLVQHDAFHLYPVHEHHLRTLRELKRLIAGEYTDTEPELTQIAQGITDPTWLFLAGFLHDIGKSSGRGHALHGGEMIPAIARRIGLKPEESDNVQFLVAQHLLLVDSASLRDLADEEMLAHCALIISTPLQLDQLMLLSFSDMVSTGPKGKQKWKNTPVFALYDMIHHLLEKGEPSPQAIAERIERVRVQVGEELADLIGTAELETYFSQLAPRYLLSMPPEAIARHLRLGWQLQASEDLFVWEVATKDSVIELTLMSWERPELLSQVAGILTLHDMNIAGAQVFTMNNGLVLLVFQCRTTKKRDVAFDWNAVKKDMKQLMQGKMALDYRIAAHAASREDFPVPVRQTPSHILIDNDSSQLYTILEVYTLDRVGLLYTISRTLCELQVRIFVAKITTKVDQVADVFYIRTHQGEKVTDPEQIAEIKNALCFWLDGMI, from the coding sequence ATGCAGAATATTGCCGAGTCTCTTCGCAAACAGCGGGAACAGATCCTGGGTGATGGCGGCGAGGACCTCTTGAGTCGCCATACCAGTCTCCTGGAGGTGGCCATCATTTCCCTTTATAACCGTCTCGTGAATCGCCTCAATCTGGACACGGAGCAGTTCCGCTCCAGCGGAGCCATATTGGCCCTGGGCGCTTTTGGGCGTGGACTGGTCGGACCGAGTCAGCCCATTCCGGTCCTCCTCTTAAAGGCTGAATCGTCGCCCTGGAAAGAGAGTTGGCTGGACGAAATCGTTTCACCGCTCACCGAAGCCGGTTGGACGCTCAAGGTAGAGCAGGGAACCGTGGATTCTTTGATGGAACGGGTGAGCCAGGATTTTTCTTTTTTTGTGTTGCTCCTGGAAAACCGTTATATTTCGGGAAACAGATTGCTTGTCGACCAACTGGAGGATGCGCTCGATACTTTTATAGAGGGGCGGCGGGATGAGTTCCTCAAGTACTTATACGATTCCGTGCGGCATCGGGAAAGCCGGCTCGAGGATCCTGGAAGCTGGCTGGAACCGGATTTGATCGAAAATCCGGGGGCGCTCTCCGAGATCCAATCCATAAGGGTTGCATGCCGTATTGCATCGAATATTCACAACCTGGAGGATGCCATTTTTCGGGGCTATTTGAACCGCCAGGAGGTGGATTTTCTTCAACAGGCTGAAAAGAGTTTCGCCCGCCTCCTCAGTCTTCTTGGAAGTCTTTCCAAGAGTGAGAAGAGCAAGCTTCGATTCGAGGAGCAGGAAATCCTTACGGAACGTTTGGGATATTCTTCTCGTGCGGGTTTTCTTCCGGTGGAATCTTTCATGCAGAAGGTCTTTCAACTTTTCCACGGTGTTGAATGCATCTCTCAGGAATTCTGGGAGCGTTTGCACGAAAGCCGGGAAGAGATCGTTGAAGAAGCTGGAGCGAAGGCCATCGAAGAAGGGGTAATGGTTCGTTCGGGGAGGATCACCCTGCAAACCGACCGGTACCCTGCCACGGCCGGGCACCTGGTTCATCTTTTCAACCTGGCTGCAACGCATCGTCTTCAATTCGCCAACGTGACGCGTCAATGGATTCAACACCACAGGAACGTGCTGGATACGGCTTCTGGGGACCCCATGGTTCGTGAGGAACTGTTGGATCTGATACGGAACGACTCGTCGGATTTGCCCGTCCTGAGGAAATTCTATGACCAGGGTTTTCTCACCTCTCTTATTCCGGAACTGGGGGCGGTACATGGACTGGTTCAACATGATGCTTTTCATCTTTATCCGGTGCATGAGCATCATCTGCGCACCCTCAGGGAACTGAAACGGCTCATTGCGGGGGAATATACCGATACGGAGCCCGAGTTGACCCAAATTGCCCAGGGAATTACCGACCCGACCTGGCTTTTTCTCGCCGGATTCCTTCACGATATCGGAAAGAGTTCAGGAAGGGGACATGCCCTCCATGGCGGGGAAATGATACCCGCTATTGCCCGGCGCATTGGGTTGAAACCCGAAGAATCCGATAACGTGCAGTTTCTGGTGGCGCAGCATCTGCTTCTGGTGGACAGCGCCTCCCTGAGGGACCTGGCCGATGAAGAGATGTTGGCCCACTGTGCGCTCATCATTTCCACACCGCTGCAGCTTGATCAGCTCATGCTCCTCAGTTTTTCCGACATGGTATCCACCGGTCCCAAAGGAAAACAGAAGTGGAAAAACACACCGGTCTTTGCTCTTTACGATATGATTCACCACCTTCTGGAGAAGGGGGAGCCGAGTCCTCAGGCTATCGCGGAGAGGATCGAACGGGTGAGGGTTCAGGTAGGAGAAGAATTGGCCGATTTGATCGGTACGGCAGAGTTGGAGACTTATTTTTCTCAGCTGGCTCCACGCTATTTGCTCTCCATGCCCCCGGAGGCCATAGCCCGGCATTTGAGGCTCGGATGGCAACTGCAAGCAAGCGAAGACCTTTTTGTATGGGAGGTTGCAACCAAGGACAGCGTGATAGAGTTGACACTCATGAGCTGGGAAAGACCCGAGCTGCTGTCACAAGTCGCGGGTATCCTGACCTTGCATGATATGAATATTGCTGGAGCCCAGGTTTTCACCATGAACAACGGGCTGGTGCTTCTTGTCTTTCAATGCCGCACGACGAAAAAGCGCGATGTGGCTTTCGATTGGAACGCAGTGAAAAAAGACATGAAGCAACTGATGCAGGGCAAAATGGCTCTGGATTATCGTATTGCAGCCCATGCAGCCAGTCGGGAAGATTTCCCCGTACCGGTTCGCCAGACTCCAAGCCATATTCTTATCGATAACGATTCGTCCCAGCTTTATACGATCCTCGAAGTTTACACCTTAGACCGTGTCGGCTTGCTTTATACCATCAGTCGAACTTTGTGTGAGCTACAGGTGAGAATTTTCGTGGCCAAGATCACGACCAAGGTGGATCAGGTGGCCGACGTTTTTTACATCAGAACGCATCAAGGGGAAAAAGTTACAGATCCGGAACAAATTGCAGAAATCAAAAATGCCTTGTGTTTCTGGCTGGATGGAATGATTTGA
- a CDS encoding response regulator: protein MKTKIPTLATKKWNITVAVASFVLLGYIGFLLFANYLSQVELQTATLQQLKQDMEKRSMAVSYFYSERKSDLKDLRENRDILAYFHSKALGMSMEYGLQASLFSVTESFSRLLNEKTLDQEKIYTQIAFIKENGQLLSGAFSSESRAKNVESLSHLLSPELGDAAILVDSSKQDPDVIVSIAYDYKGKYKGQIVAWVSSATVYKQLVKETSTQVGRSLYIIPNKGELGLPSDIRQKLKSYAMPDLEGLEAGKIYRIRPSARHGKYEELIAGRFPVKGTPFSLLILSEASDIFGKTAPWRLPIAMGILSLIILGGTAFALKVNTHNLVLRTRLEETARSKQDVETKNRQLEKEISERRRIEAALKESEEKYRILVDNTNEGIFIYQDDVIKFPNRRLLAITGYSEVELTGMSFSDLLHPDEQESALERHTRSLKEGEVAGDYVCRTLNKAGEQLWFEVNAVRHTWEKKTATLNFVRDITPQKKLEAQLLHAHKMEAVGTLAGGIAHDFNNLLQAIQGYSELLLLDNKENEPSHDHLKEIFSAAQRGADLTKQLLTFSRKIESKLQPVDLNQEIVQLRKLLDRTIPKMISIELHLAGDLMTINADPAQMEQVLMNLAVNARDAMPEGGKLTVATRNAILDEPYCRIHMGAVPGNYVLLQVTDTGHGMDTPTLGRIFEPFFTSKGIGRGTGLGLAMVYGIVKSHKGYITCRSEPGRGTTFDIYLPVIDREERDMEKPLEPVVINRGSETILLVDDEDYIRDLGKQILSRFGYTVWTAENGETALEIYATHWNTIDLVLLDLIMPGMSGTECLRELQRINPSVRVVVISGYSPDDSRDELIELGAEGFISKPYEMNQMLQVTRKVLDKKQGSSGNETTEV, encoded by the coding sequence ATGAAAACAAAAATACCAACACTTGCAACAAAAAAATGGAACATCACTGTAGCAGTCGCAAGCTTTGTATTGCTGGGATATATAGGGTTTCTGCTCTTCGCCAATTACCTTTCACAAGTAGAACTGCAGACAGCCACTCTTCAGCAACTGAAACAGGACATGGAAAAACGCTCCATGGCGGTGAGTTACTTCTACTCGGAACGCAAGAGCGATCTGAAGGATCTGCGTGAAAATCGCGACATCCTCGCTTACTTTCACAGCAAAGCACTCGGGATGTCCATGGAATACGGCCTTCAGGCCAGCCTGTTCAGCGTCACGGAATCGTTTAGCCGTCTCTTGAACGAGAAGACATTGGATCAGGAAAAAATTTACACTCAGATTGCATTCATCAAAGAGAACGGACAGCTGCTCTCAGGGGCTTTCTCCAGCGAATCGAGGGCTAAAAACGTAGAAAGCCTCTCTCACCTGCTCTCTCCGGAACTTGGCGATGCAGCGATCCTTGTCGATTCCAGCAAGCAGGATCCAGATGTTATTGTTTCCATTGCATATGATTACAAAGGAAAATACAAGGGGCAAATTGTCGCCTGGGTTTCTTCAGCAACCGTTTACAAACAGCTTGTAAAGGAGACCAGCACCCAGGTCGGACGTTCCCTCTATATCATCCCCAATAAAGGCGAACTCGGTTTGCCGTCGGATATTCGGCAAAAGCTCAAATCCTATGCCATGCCTGACCTTGAAGGCCTCGAAGCCGGCAAGATATATCGCATCCGCCCCTCTGCCAGGCATGGAAAATATGAAGAACTGATTGCAGGTCGCTTCCCCGTGAAAGGGACTCCCTTTTCCCTGCTGATTCTATCCGAGGCGTCGGACATATTTGGAAAAACCGCCCCCTGGCGCCTTCCCATTGCCATGGGTATCTTGTCATTGATCATCTTGGGCGGAACGGCTTTTGCTCTGAAGGTCAATACCCACAATCTTGTGCTTCGAACGCGCCTGGAAGAAACAGCCCGGAGCAAACAGGACGTGGAGACAAAAAACAGGCAGCTGGAGAAAGAGATTTCCGAGCGCAGAAGGATCGAAGCGGCCCTCAAGGAATCCGAGGAAAAATACCGAATATTGGTGGACAATACCAATGAAGGAATATTCATCTATCAGGACGACGTCATCAAGTTTCCCAATCGTCGTTTACTGGCCATTACGGGATACTCGGAAGTCGAGTTGACCGGAATGTCTTTCTCGGACCTGCTCCATCCCGATGAACAGGAGTCAGCCTTGGAAAGGCATACCAGATCCTTGAAGGAGGGTGAAGTTGCCGGAGATTATGTCTGCCGGACACTCAATAAAGCAGGAGAACAACTCTGGTTCGAAGTCAATGCTGTCCGACACACATGGGAGAAAAAAACAGCTACCCTCAATTTCGTCAGAGATATCACGCCGCAGAAAAAACTTGAAGCGCAACTGCTCCACGCCCACAAAATGGAAGCCGTCGGAACCCTCGCCGGAGGAATCGCTCATGATTTCAACAACCTCCTTCAGGCCATTCAAGGATATTCGGAGCTGCTCCTCCTGGATAATAAAGAAAATGAACCCAGCCACGACCATCTCAAAGAGATTTTCAGTGCCGCCCAGCGTGGAGCAGACCTCACGAAACAATTGCTGACTTTCAGCCGAAAGATCGAGAGCAAACTTCAGCCGGTCGATCTGAACCAAGAAATTGTTCAGCTCAGGAAGCTGTTAGACCGCACCATTCCCAAGATGATCAGCATCGAACTGCATCTTGCAGGGGATTTGATGACCATCAATGCTGATCCGGCCCAAATGGAACAGGTGCTCATGAACCTGGCAGTAAATGCCCGGGATGCCATGCCGGAAGGAGGCAAACTGACCGTAGCCACGAGGAATGCCATTCTCGACGAACCTTACTGTCGAATACACATGGGGGCCGTACCGGGAAACTACGTGCTCCTGCAAGTCACCGACACGGGCCACGGTATGGACACGCCCACTCTGGGACGCATCTTCGAACCGTTTTTCACCAGCAAAGGAATCGGTAGAGGAACCGGGCTGGGTCTTGCAATGGTTTATGGAATCGTGAAAAGCCACAAGGGATACATTACTTGCCGTAGCGAACCCGGCAGAGGAACGACTTTCGACATTTATCTTCCAGTAATCGATCGAGAGGAGAGGGACATGGAAAAACCCCTTGAACCAGTAGTTATAAACCGGGGATCTGAGACCATCCTTCTCGTGGATGACGAAGATTATATCAGAGACCTTGGAAAACAAATTCTTTCAAGATTCGGATACACTGTCTGGACCGCCGAAAACGGAGAAACCGCTCTTGAGATATATGCAACTCATTGGAATACCATAGACTTAGTTCTATTGGATTTGATCATGCCGGGCATGAGCGGCACAGAATGTCTCAGGGAACTTCAGAGGATCAATCCCTCCGTAAGAGTTGTCGTCATCAGCGGGTACTCGCCGGATGATTCCAGAGATGAACTCATCGAATTGGGTGCCGAAGGTTTCATCAGCAAACCGTATGAAATGAATCAAATGCTGCAGGTAACGCGAAAAGTTCTGGACAAGAAACAAGGATCTTCAGGGAATGAAACGACGGAGGTCTGA
- the hisH gene encoding imidazole glycerol phosphate synthase subunit HisH has translation MIAILDYRAGNLTSVARALNFLGFPCRITHSHEEIKRADRIIFPGVGAAGKSMENLKELGLDLLLRERLEAGTPILGICVGLQVLLDYSEENDTQCLGIVRGRVRLFPRDMRAANGTYLKIPHMGWNEVAFTKDHPVFKNIPPQSAFYFVHSYYPDPSEPDQIAGKTEYGISFASAVAQSNLVAVQFHPEKSGPPGLQLLKNFCLWDGAFSQ, from the coding sequence GTGATCGCCATCTTGGACTACCGGGCCGGAAACCTCACCAGCGTAGCAAGAGCCTTGAATTTTCTGGGTTTCCCATGTCGGATCACCCATTCCCACGAAGAGATCAAAAGGGCTGACCGAATCATTTTCCCTGGAGTTGGCGCCGCCGGGAAATCCATGGAAAATTTGAAAGAACTGGGTCTCGATCTCCTGCTTCGCGAACGGCTGGAAGCCGGAACTCCCATCCTTGGAATCTGTGTTGGATTACAGGTCCTTCTGGACTACAGTGAAGAAAACGACACGCAATGCCTCGGAATCGTTCGCGGAAGGGTTCGTCTTTTCCCCAGGGACATGCGAGCCGCCAACGGAACGTATCTCAAAATTCCTCACATGGGCTGGAATGAGGTCGCTTTCACGAAGGATCACCCGGTTTTCAAGAACATCCCCCCCCAGAGCGCATTCTACTTTGTACACAGTTATTATCCCGACCCGAGCGAACCGGATCAGATCGCCGGTAAAACGGAATATGGAATCTCTTTTGCCTCAGCCGTCGCCCAGAGCAACCTGGTCGCTGTCCAATTCCATCCGGAAAAGAGCGGCCCCCCCGGACTGCAGCTGCTGAAAAACTTCTGCCTATGGGATGGAGCATTTTCACAGTAA
- a CDS encoding OadG family protein — protein MYGLQAINAANGWVIALAGLGIVFTGLVILAILIAQTERFLKLWDRMCEEILKHRPGRLSSEPEILTPPPRGKPPAPETDRTEIHLSHEESEILSNFQLITQRMGEPFPLHSLLEKAEKLGVPNPQSYLNTFLKWGLIVESREKDQKGLYQWREDLKVPLEEDYTF, from the coding sequence ATGTACGGACTTCAAGCAATCAATGCGGCGAATGGATGGGTCATCGCACTGGCGGGACTCGGCATCGTATTCACGGGATTGGTCATCCTGGCCATTTTGATTGCCCAAACGGAAAGGTTTCTCAAGCTTTGGGACAGAATGTGCGAGGAAATTCTCAAACACCGACCGGGACGTCTATCTTCGGAGCCGGAAATCCTCACCCCGCCACCCAGGGGAAAACCGCCCGCACCCGAAACCGACCGCACAGAAATCCACCTTTCCCATGAAGAATCGGAAATACTCTCTAATTTCCAATTGATCACGCAACGCATGGGAGAACCTTTCCCCCTGCACTCCCTGCTGGAAAAAGCAGAGAAGCTCGGGGTGCCCAACCCTCAAAGCTATTTGAATACCTTCTTGAAATGGGGACTCATCGTTGAATCCCGTGAAAAAGATCAAAAAGGTCTTTATCAGTGGAGGGAGGATCTGAAAGTTCCTTTGGAAGAAGATTATACTTTTTAA
- a CDS encoding PTS sugar transporter subunit IIA, giving the protein MKIWERLQPDCIFLDAHLSDKDSVLRFVVDIFARKGAVRNANHLYEGMKMREEVMSTGIGDGIGIPHAPSTDAKDAAILLIRLAEPIDFDALDGLPVDVILAMVVPQNATALHLQVLAAISRLCHNPKFMESIREAENSETLREKIKCMEEEMAFQ; this is encoded by the coding sequence ATGAAAATATGGGAACGCCTTCAACCTGATTGTATCTTCTTGGATGCCCACCTTTCGGACAAGGATTCCGTGCTTCGATTTGTAGTGGACATTTTTGCCCGCAAGGGAGCGGTGAGGAATGCAAATCACCTCTACGAAGGAATGAAAATGCGCGAAGAGGTGATGAGTACCGGCATAGGCGACGGCATCGGTATTCCTCATGCCCCCAGTACCGATGCCAAGGATGCGGCCATTCTCTTGATCCGCCTTGCAGAGCCCATAGACTTCGATGCACTGGATGGTCTGCCCGTGGATGTCATTTTGGCCATGGTAGTTCCGCAAAATGCAACCGCCCTCCATTTACAGGTGCTTGCCGCCATTTCCAGGCTCTGTCACAATCCGAAATTCATGGAGAGCATCAGAGAGGCTGAGAATTCGGAGACGCTTCGTGAAAAGATCAAATGCATGGAAGAGGAAATGGCCTTCCAATGA
- the xth gene encoding exodeoxyribonuclease III has product MNWKFATFNVNGIRARLPVVLQWLEQHQPDVLCMQEIKAQEKDFPQGAFRDAGYSVSLRGQKSFNGVAIVSKKPAEELLCRLDEENPDEEARFIAGRFDGIWVVNTYVPQGRTPEDPAFRYKIDFLERLKRWFESRFDPGDRLIWAGDINVAPEDIDVFDPKRMEGEIGCHPAERQAFSRVKSWGFIDLYRKHHPNEKQFTFWDYRLPMSFKRNLGWRLDHILVTDPVARASLECMVDHELRGRDKPSDHTPVWAEFDLEKL; this is encoded by the coding sequence ATGAATTGGAAGTTTGCCACATTCAACGTGAATGGTATCCGGGCACGGTTGCCGGTGGTCCTTCAGTGGTTGGAACAGCATCAGCCGGATGTCCTCTGCATGCAAGAAATCAAAGCTCAGGAAAAGGATTTCCCTCAGGGGGCTTTCCGGGATGCCGGCTACAGTGTCAGCCTGCGCGGGCAAAAATCCTTCAACGGTGTCGCCATAGTTTCAAAGAAACCGGCCGAAGAACTGCTTTGCCGTCTCGATGAAGAAAATCCCGATGAGGAGGCCAGGTTCATTGCGGGACGTTTTGACGGGATTTGGGTGGTCAATACGTATGTCCCTCAGGGCAGGACTCCGGAAGATCCAGCATTCCGATATAAAATCGACTTCTTGGAGCGGCTGAAAAGATGGTTTGAAAGTCGTTTCGACCCGGGAGATCGCCTTATCTGGGCTGGAGATATCAATGTGGCGCCGGAGGACATTGACGTATTTGATCCCAAGCGGATGGAAGGGGAAATCGGCTGCCACCCCGCCGAGCGTCAAGCCTTCTCCCGTGTCAAATCCTGGGGTTTTATAGATCTCTATAGAAAACACCATCCCAATGAAAAACAATTCACTTTTTGGGACTACCGACTGCCCATGAGTTTCAAGAGGAACCTGGGCTGGCGTTTGGACCACATTCTGGTCACAGATCCTGTCGCCAGGGCGTCCCTCGAGTGCATGGTGGACCATGAGCTTCGAGGCAGGGACAAACCGAGCGACCACACACCGGTATGGGCCGAATTTGATTTGGAAAAACTCTGA
- a CDS encoding lytic transglycosylase domain-containing protein: MKRESYLRVFFSALAGLALVAGCSTTQTTSTPTPPMSVTQTSVQTSVVEPATVSKRDFRHGDAPTLVPYYAPPERMDLCGEAVPLDVADAWERFDKEFTLVVYNHAQVYLWLKRMERYFPWIEERLHSYGLPEDLKYVAIVESDLQPNVCSPKGAAGPWQFMPTTGASYGLEQQGSCDKRFDFEQSTDAAFRLLRDLYSRYNNWALAIATYNCGDKRITDEMRSQGVNNYYLLKLPLETERYVFRILAIKAVLSDPARYGYNLPQGAGYQELKLDRVTVNLSKPVPIQTVASAAGITYREFKKINPSFRSDTIPAGVQELKLPAGTGAAFERNFQSVQIPPNARMEETTASPVAKREVGQAVQAKADPPKPSAGSNPKRSHTVKSGETLSGLARKYEVSIDDLKKANGIKGDTLPLGQTIIIP, from the coding sequence ATGAAAAGGGAAAGCTATTTGCGGGTATTCTTTTCAGCTTTGGCAGGCCTGGCATTAGTGGCCGGTTGTTCAACAACTCAAACGACTTCAACACCGACGCCTCCCATGTCCGTGACACAAACCAGTGTTCAGACGTCTGTGGTTGAGCCGGCTACGGTTTCAAAGAGAGATTTCCGCCACGGTGATGCACCAACCCTTGTTCCCTATTACGCTCCGCCGGAAAGAATGGACTTGTGCGGTGAAGCCGTTCCTCTCGATGTTGCAGACGCATGGGAGCGATTCGACAAGGAATTCACCCTTGTGGTCTACAACCATGCTCAGGTCTACCTCTGGTTGAAGCGAATGGAGCGATATTTCCCTTGGATCGAAGAAAGGTTGCATTCCTACGGACTGCCCGAAGACCTCAAGTATGTGGCCATTGTGGAAAGCGACCTGCAACCCAATGTTTGCTCACCCAAAGGAGCAGCCGGCCCCTGGCAGTTCATGCCGACCACGGGAGCATCCTATGGGCTGGAACAACAGGGTTCCTGCGACAAGCGATTCGACTTCGAGCAATCCACCGATGCCGCCTTCCGATTGCTGAGGGATTTATACAGCCGCTACAACAACTGGGCCCTGGCTATCGCCACTTACAATTGCGGAGACAAGCGCATCACGGATGAAATGCGTTCTCAGGGAGTCAACAACTATTATCTGCTCAAACTTCCCCTGGAAACAGAACGCTACGTCTTTCGCATACTGGCGATCAAAGCGGTTCTGAGCGACCCGGCAAGGTACGGCTATAATTTACCCCAAGGCGCGGGGTATCAAGAGTTGAAGCTCGACCGCGTCACAGTGAACTTGAGCAAGCCGGTTCCCATTCAAACCGTAGCATCGGCGGCGGGCATCACCTACCGTGAGTTCAAGAAGATCAATCCCTCTTTTCGTTCGGACACCATTCCAGCAGGCGTTCAGGAACTAAAACTTCCAGCCGGCACGGGTGCGGCTTTCGAGCGCAATTTTCAATCCGTTCAAATACCCCCAAATGCAAGGATGGAAGAGACAACCGCATCTCCTGTTGCCAAAAGAGAAGTCGGACAAGCCGTTCAGGCAAAAGCCGATCCTCCGAAGCCCAGTGCAGGGTCCAATCCCAAGCGCTCTCACACGGTGAAAAGTGGAGAGACCCTCTCTGGTCTTGCACGCAAATACGAGGTAAGCATCGACGATCTAAAAAAGGCAAATGGGATAAAGGGAGATACTCTGCCATTGGGACAAACGATCATCATTCCTTGA
- a CDS encoding MATE family efflux transporter, whose amino-acid sequence MKQQNQLTMAPIPELIRQIAIPASIGFFFNTMYNVVDTYFGGLISTQVQAALSLSFPIFFIIIAMGSGMATGTTALIATAIGEGNLQQARLFAVQGIAFGVILSFFLTVIGLLSAPFLFSLLGASESYLEICLNYMNTIFFGAPFFMLTYMLNAILNALGNTKPYRNFLVAGFFLNLVFDPWFIYGGLGIPPMRTLGIAIATVLIQLIGSIYLGTRVFQSGILKGSQWTELHPRKKTFQEIARQGFPASANTFTVGLGIFVITYFISKFGKEAVAGYGIATRVEQIALLPTIGLNIATLTIVAQNNGARLFGRIHEAVKTALLYGGAVMSLGTAGVFMFAENLMGFFTQDPPVIEHGTTYLKIASFVLYAYTIMYINIAALQGIKKPMFAIWIGLYRQIVAPIIVFYALIHLLDLGIKGIWWGIFSVTWSATGITLLYSRRLLRKNLALCSDQRV is encoded by the coding sequence ATGAAACAACAAAACCAACTCACAATGGCGCCCATTCCCGAACTCATCCGCCAAATCGCCATTCCCGCCAGCATAGGATTCTTCTTCAACACTATGTACAATGTCGTGGACACTTACTTTGGAGGACTCATTTCAACTCAGGTCCAGGCCGCCCTCTCCCTTTCGTTTCCCATTTTTTTCATCATCATTGCCATGGGAAGCGGAATGGCCACGGGCACAACGGCTTTGATAGCAACGGCCATTGGAGAAGGAAATCTTCAACAGGCAAGGCTTTTTGCCGTTCAAGGGATTGCTTTCGGAGTCATCCTCTCCTTTTTCCTGACGGTTATCGGCCTTCTGAGCGCGCCTTTCCTGTTTTCGTTGCTCGGAGCCTCGGAAAGCTATCTGGAAATATGTTTGAATTATATGAATACGATTTTTTTCGGCGCCCCCTTTTTCATGCTCACTTATATGCTCAACGCCATCCTGAACGCCTTGGGAAACACCAAACCCTATCGGAACTTCCTGGTTGCCGGTTTCTTCTTGAACCTCGTTTTCGATCCATGGTTCATCTACGGCGGACTGGGCATTCCTCCAATGAGAACCCTTGGAATCGCCATCGCGACAGTCCTCATACAATTGATCGGCAGCATCTATCTCGGAACGAGGGTCTTTCAATCTGGCATCCTCAAAGGGAGCCAATGGACGGAATTGCACCCCCGGAAAAAAACGTTTCAGGAAATTGCGCGGCAGGGATTTCCGGCAAGCGCCAACACGTTCACTGTGGGTTTGGGGATTTTCGTCATCACATACTTCATCAGCAAATTCGGAAAAGAGGCTGTTGCCGGATACGGCATCGCAACGAGGGTGGAACAGATAGCCCTGCTCCCCACTATCGGGTTGAACATCGCCACACTGACCATTGTCGCACAAAATAACGGAGCACGACTCTTTGGCAGAATTCACGAAGCCGTCAAAACGGCTCTGCTTTATGGTGGTGCGGTCATGTCCTTGGGAACAGCGGGTGTTTTCATGTTCGCCGAGAACCTCATGGGGTTCTTCACACAGGACCCGCCGGTCATAGAACACGGCACGACCTACTTAAAGATTGCCTCTTTCGTCCTTTATGCGTATACAATCATGTATATCAACATTGCGGCCCTGCAAGGAATCAAGAAACCCATGTTTGCCATATGGATAGGGCTGTATCGTCAGATTGTGGCCCCCATCATTGTCTTTTATGCTCTGATTCACTTGCTGGACCTGGGGATTAAAGGCATATGGTGGGGAATATTTTCAGTCACATGGAGTGCAACAGGGATCACGCTCCTTTATTCCAGAAGATTATTGAGGAAAAACCTGGCATTATGTTCTGATCAGCGTGTTTGA